One window of the Nicotiana tabacum cultivar K326 chromosome 4, ASM71507v2, whole genome shotgun sequence genome contains the following:
- the LOC107796665 gene encoding mitogen-activated protein kinase kinase kinase 20 gives MSVNEFGDGVAWYRGAMVGKGSFGCVYLATLKNPRLKNSYFPAVMAVKSAEVSVSGSIQKEREVLNNIKGCPYIIRCFGDETTTGQNGAMVYNLLLEYGSGGTLAERIKKSGIKGLSEFEVRNYTRSMLRGLHFIHTIGYVHCDMKPDNVLLVPNSSDGSGAEFRAKIGDLGLAKRENQSKKRRLEPYWRGTPMYLSPEAVSDNIQECPADIWALGCIVLEMLTGKPPWDREEYMVAEDVLKKIGGGHELPKIPGNLSKEAKDFLKGCFVRNPRYRWTAEMLLNHPFVEGLIDDEGVERPLEVEDINVVDSILLVTESDDELAYYSEDWSCVSEDDSLGYWSEEDYEEIHNEMTSYFADEEIFKVEESIAAISSTIDGGSDRIIDASIEVPSGGPSNNSPKCPLNFTIPAGV, from the coding sequence ATGAGTGTGAACGAATTTGGAGATGGGGTTGCATGGTACAGAGGAGCAATGGTAGGAAAAGGAAGTTTTGGTTGTGTTTATTTGGCTACTTTAAAGAACCCCAGATTGAAAAATAGCTACTTTCCAGCAGTTATGGCTGTGAAATCTGCCGAGGTTTCAGTTTCAGGttcaattcaaaaggaaagggAGGTTTTGAACAACATCAAGGGTTGTCCTTATATAATTCGATGCTTTGGTGATGAGACTACCACAGGTCAAAATGGTGCAATGGTTTATAACTTGTTGTTGGAGTATGGTTCAGGTGGAACCCTAGCTGAGAGGATCAAGAAATCAGGAATCAAAGGATTGTCTGAATTTGAGGTAAGGAATTATACAAGATCTATGCTTAGAGGGTTGCATTTTATTCATACAATTGGTTATGTTCATTGTGATATGAAACCTGATAATGTGTTGCTCGTGCCGAATTCAAGCGACGGTAGTGGTGCTGAATTTAGGGCAAAGATTGGTGATTTAGGGTTAGCTAAAAGAGAAAATCAGAGCAAGAAGAGGAGGTTGGAGCCTTACTGGAGGGGTACTCCAATGTATTTGTCGCCCGAAGCTGTTTCGGATAACATACAAGAGTGTCCTGCTGATATTTGGGCTTTAGGGTGTATTGTGCTTGAGATGTTAACCGGAAAACCTCCATGGGATAGGGAAGAATATATGGTTGCTGAGGATGTCCTTAAAAAGATTGGGGGAGGACATGAATTGCCTAAAATTCCTGGCAACTTATCGAAGGAGGCAAAAGATTTCTTGAAGGGTTGTTTCGTGAGGAACCCTAGGTATAGATGGACCGCCGAGATGCTGCTGAATCATCCATTTGTTGAGGGATTGATTGATGATGAAGGAGTTGAACGACCACTGGAGGTCGAGGATATAAATGTAGTTGATTCTATACTCCTGGTTACTGAGAGTGATGATGAATTGGCCTATTATTCGGAAGATTGGAGTTGTGTATCTGAAGATGATTCCCTTGGATACTGGTCTGAGGAAGATTATGAGGAAATACACAATGAAATGACATCTTATTTTGCTGATGAAGAGATATTCAAAGTAGAAGAAAGTATAGCTGCTATAAGCTCCACCATTGATGGTGGTTCTGATCGTATAATTGACGCCTCAATTGAGGTCCCTTCAGGGGGTCCCTCAAATAATTCGCCGAAATGCCCATTAAATTTTACCATTCCTGCAGGAGTCTAG